Part of the Paenibacillus kyungheensis genome, GTGCTGAAGTGAAAGAACGTGTGCCGTTATGGGGAGACATTTCAGAATTTAATGAAAAATATTTAAAAACAAAAGTAGCTCGTTCAGGACATTTCGGTTCATAAGGCAATCTGGTGACAATCGTTCACTTTATAATCTAAAGTACGTGTAAATCTGATATGGTAGAATTAGGAATCGTTTGGTAAAATTCTTAGAAAGTACTCTATTTGCATCTAGTACTATAATAGTGAAGACCATGATTGTAGAAGATTCAGAGAAAAGAATGGTTTTCACTATCACGCTTTATATAAGATACCGCGGTAGGAGGTGAGTTTCTTGGAACATCTAAAAAAGATTGAGGAATCGATAGAACTAGAGCGCCGGGAACTTAATGAAATGGTGCAGTTTTACGACCTTCACGATCGCCGCGTATTGGACCAGTCTAGAAGAGTAGATTCCATACTTAATCAATACAACCATCTCAAGCAAGCTTTACTAGGCACTCGTAGTTCAATTGTAGGTTGATCGCTTATACTGAAAAAGTCATTCAAGTAGTAAGTAGCTACTTCGCTCTTCTTATGCTTCCGGCACTCGTCGGAAGCTTTTTTGTATCAAAAAAAAGCTTGAATGCACCGCTGTAATAGCAGTACATTCAAGCTTTTATTAGTAATTTAGAAATCAAAGTTGTCTGGATCTGGACCGGTACGCTCGTTTTTGTTCAGCGCACTGATACGATCAATTTCTTCGACAGTTAATTTGAAATCAAAGATTTCAGCATTAGACGCAATCCGTTTTTCTTTGACAGAACGCGTAATCACGACTACACCTTTATCCAGTACCCAGCGCAAGATAACTTGAGCAGGCTCTTTACCGTATTTATCAGCGATCTCTTTGATCACTTCATTATCAAATAATTTACCGCGTGCGAGTGGAGACCATGCTTCCAATTGAATTCCTTTTTCTTCACTATATGCAAGCAATTCAGATTGCGTTAATAGCGGGTGGAATTCAACTTGATTGACCGCAGGAACCACTTCAGCATCTCCTAACAAATCATCCAAATGATGAGTTTGGAAATTACTTACGCCTATCGCACGAATACGTCCGTCTTTGTATAGTTTTTCCATAGCACGCCAAGTGTCTTTATATTTACCTGCAACAGGCCAGTGAATCAAATATAGATCCAATACGTCTAGATCTAATTTTTTCATCGTTTGTTCAAAAGCAGCAAGGGTAGATTCATAACCTTGATCTTTATTCCATACTTTAGAAGTAATAAATAGTTCATCACGAGCAATCCCTGATTCTTTGATTGCTTTGCCGACGCTTTCTTCATTACCGTAAGCAGCAGCTGTATCTATTGCACGATAACCGCTTTTAAGTGCAGCTTTTACCGAATCAATCGCTTCATTACCATCTTCAACCTGCCATACACCTAGACCAAACCAGGGCATATTTACACCATTGTTCAACTTCTTCACTGAAATTAAATCAGTAGTCATTATTTAGCTCCTCCTTTAAATCTGATCTCTTATTAAACATACCCGAATTTGAGGATAATCACACAGGTTATGCTTAATTAGCTAGCAGAAGCCGTTTTTTCTTCAGGATGGATAAAGCCTTTACCGCCTGCCATCATTCCGGTATACAAAATAATAAAGGTAGCAATGACCA contains:
- a CDS encoding aspartyl-phosphate phosphatase Spo0E family protein; this encodes MEHLKKIEESIELERRELNEMVQFYDLHDRRVLDQSRRVDSILNQYNHLKQALLGTRSSIVG
- a CDS encoding aldo/keto reductase translates to MTTDLISVKKLNNGVNMPWFGLGVWQVEDGNEAIDSVKAALKSGYRAIDTAAAYGNEESVGKAIKESGIARDELFITSKVWNKDQGYESTLAAFEQTMKKLDLDVLDLYLIHWPVAGKYKDTWRAMEKLYKDGRIRAIGVSNFQTHHLDDLLGDAEVVPAVNQVEFHPLLTQSELLAYSEEKGIQLEAWSPLARGKLFDNEVIKEIADKYGKEPAQVILRWVLDKGVVVITRSVKEKRIASNAEIFDFKLTVEEIDRISALNKNERTGPDPDNFDF